From one Treponema denticola genomic stretch:
- a CDS encoding P-loop NTPase, with amino-acid sequence MQIIPIASGKGGVGKSLIAANLAIALGQAGKRVVLADLDLGASNLHLVLGVQGRKNGIGTFLTKAAEFKDIIIDTDYENVRFVPGDSEIPGFAALKIYQRNSLVKELLKMDADFLILDLGAGTHLGILDFFLLSPQGIIITSPSVTSTLDAYVFLKNIVFRMMCSSFPAKSKGGSFFEKLKNDVPGMQRLYIPTITQELMTLDPDNTKKFLSKFSHFKPRIIMNMMDDPKDAEKAMKIRRSAKQYLNIDLEHLGVIYTDAVQDKALASRLPVIRYKPQSMISQAIYRIADKLIQSEAENYSGEDFQEFSDYSFMSAEAEAETDFKSKMEYLDDLIGGEVLSSGEMSEIIKSQQFEINVLRNENLLLKTKIAKALKQGFKV; translated from the coding sequence ATGCAAATAATTCCTATTGCCAGCGGAAAAGGCGGTGTAGGCAAAAGTCTTATAGCTGCAAATCTTGCAATTGCATTGGGACAGGCAGGTAAAAGGGTAGTCTTGGCCGACCTTGATTTGGGAGCTTCAAACCTGCACTTGGTTTTAGGCGTTCAAGGACGCAAAAACGGCATAGGTACTTTTTTAACAAAGGCCGCCGAATTTAAAGACATAATAATCGACACGGATTATGAAAATGTAAGATTTGTCCCAGGGGATTCCGAAATTCCCGGCTTTGCAGCTTTAAAAATATATCAGCGTAACTCTTTGGTAAAAGAACTTTTAAAGATGGATGCCGATTTTTTGATTTTGGATTTAGGTGCCGGAACTCATTTAGGTATCTTAGACTTTTTTTTACTGTCCCCGCAAGGAATAATAATTACATCCCCTTCGGTAACTTCTACTCTTGATGCCTATGTGTTTTTAAAGAATATTGTGTTTAGGATGATGTGCTCTTCATTTCCTGCAAAGTCTAAGGGCGGATCTTTTTTTGAAAAACTAAAAAATGATGTTCCCGGAATGCAGCGTCTTTATATCCCGACAATAACGCAAGAGTTGATGACTCTTGACCCTGACAATACCAAAAAGTTTTTAAGCAAATTTTCACATTTTAAACCCCGCATTATAATGAACATGATGGATGATCCAAAGGATGCGGAGAAGGCTATGAAGATACGCCGTTCTGCAAAGCAGTACCTAAATATTGATCTTGAACATCTGGGTGTAATATACACGGATGCCGTTCAGGATAAGGCTCTTGCCTCAAGGCTTCCGGTAATCAGGTATAAACCCCAGTCTATGATTTCTCAGGCTATATACCGCATAGCCGATAAACTTATTCAATCTGAAGCCGAAAATTATAGTGGAGAAGATTTTCAAGAATTTTCCGATTATTCTTTTATGTCGGCTGAAGCTGAAGCTGAAACGGACTTTAAGTCTAAGATGGAATATTTGGATGATTTGATAGGAGGAGAGGTCTTGTCTTCGGGCGAAATGAGCGAAATTATAAAATCCCAGCAATTTGAGATAAATGTGCTTAGGAATGAAAATTTACTGTTAAAAACAAAAATAGCAAAGGCTCTTAAGCAGGGCTTTAAAGTATAG
- a CDS encoding alpha-amylase/4-alpha-glucanotransferase domain-containing protein, which translates to MEKNSKKKLEICFAVHADYNVIDEFSKEDYTQDYKDFFSNLYASPSIPFTLVFSGRFLEWIQRKNTSFFDVIYEMQNRKQVEILGNAFYEPFISMIPSSDLIGQIEYMTDTLRKHSYKRPRGMYLPYFAWNPNVLSNLQKCGMEYCLLDSRFFIKAGLNAFAPVCMEDSGKILFGIPSTYEFENTDLHPAAFYDFLCNYASVVTETSVVVFLSRETAVRFLDKSKGKRSWMEEFLERISSPDSVISLTHTGQIIKNKRIYQKGFIASNAIFSNQLVNSSVKQLLANKPNVYAMYAKMIYVHSLVNQVRGDKARKNNSSLDLWKAESGILFNLDCKNKKYNRDLRQYCYRNLLLAEKQTRIPGVFADSLTSLDFDLDGIKEFISQREHLNMYIHALGGKIFEMDVFSAYKNYADICSEETGLFVDHLISSDELETIRKGDFKSAVAKPVFCENLYQDVKFDRVKFELLMKTEGSFRSFNQLVSLRKQYSFNDQGVQVQYILKNESPFNLSAYFMVEIDLSVSPIEKKLASVSVYADDQKYEASQEKNTFSNVSWAQITEPEGKSIFTIESNEAAECIILPIYEKIPEAKNPIMGIRNLFFWKVDLNSGFETEKLLFFKVDAKKSGKEK; encoded by the coding sequence GTGGAAAAAAACAGTAAAAAAAAACTGGAGATATGTTTTGCCGTTCACGCAGATTATAACGTAATTGATGAGTTTTCAAAAGAAGATTATACTCAAGACTACAAAGATTTTTTTTCAAACTTATATGCTTCTCCTTCTATTCCCTTTACTCTTGTTTTTAGCGGTAGATTTTTAGAATGGATACAACGTAAAAACACCTCTTTTTTCGATGTTATTTATGAGATGCAAAATAGAAAACAGGTAGAAATTCTTGGAAATGCCTTTTATGAACCATTTATTTCGATGATTCCCTCATCTGACCTCATAGGGCAGATAGAGTATATGACGGATACTTTGCGCAAACATTCTTATAAGAGGCCCCGCGGAATGTATCTCCCATATTTTGCATGGAATCCCAATGTTCTTTCCAATTTACAAAAATGCGGAATGGAGTATTGCCTTCTTGACTCCCGTTTTTTTATTAAGGCCGGCTTAAATGCATTTGCTCCGGTTTGTATGGAAGACAGCGGAAAAATATTATTCGGTATTCCTTCTACTTATGAATTTGAAAATACAGATTTACATCCGGCAGCCTTTTATGATTTTTTATGCAATTATGCAAGTGTGGTTACCGAAACAAGCGTTGTCGTCTTCTTATCCAGAGAAACGGCAGTCCGATTTTTAGATAAATCAAAGGGCAAAAGATCGTGGATGGAGGAATTCCTTGAACGTATTTCATCTCCCGACTCCGTTATTTCGCTCACTCATACCGGACAAATAATTAAAAATAAAAGGATATATCAAAAAGGCTTTATAGCCTCAAACGCAATATTTTCAAATCAGCTTGTAAACAGTTCTGTAAAGCAGCTTTTAGCCAATAAACCCAATGTCTATGCCATGTATGCAAAGATGATCTATGTTCATAGTCTTGTAAATCAGGTCCGAGGCGATAAGGCCCGCAAAAATAATTCCTCATTGGATTTGTGGAAGGCTGAAAGCGGAATACTTTTTAATTTGGATTGTAAAAATAAAAAATATAACAGAGATTTAAGACAGTACTGCTACAGAAATCTGCTTTTAGCCGAAAAGCAGACCAGAATCCCCGGTGTTTTTGCAGATTCTTTAACCAGTTTGGATTTTGATTTGGATGGTATTAAGGAGTTTATATCTCAGCGGGAACATCTTAATATGTATATTCACGCTCTGGGCGGAAAGATTTTTGAGATGGATGTATTTTCCGCCTATAAAAACTATGCAGATATCTGTTCCGAAGAGACAGGCTTATTTGTAGACCATCTTATATCTTCGGATGAGCTTGAAACAATTAGAAAGGGGGATTTTAAGTCTGCTGTTGCCAAGCCGGTTTTTTGTGAAAATCTTTATCAGGATGTAAAATTCGACAGGGTTAAATTTGAGCTTTTAATGAAAACCGAAGGAAGCTTCCGCAGTTTTAATCAATTAGTATCTTTGCGCAAACAATACAGCTTCAATGATCAGGGCGTTCAAGTTCAATATATTTTAAAAAATGAAAGTCCCTTTAATCTTTCTGCTTATTTTATGGTGGAAATAGACCTATCCGTAAGCCCTATTGAAAAAAAACTTGCAAGCGTTTCAGTTTATGCAGATGATCAAAAATATGAAGCTTCTCAAGAAAAAAATACCTTTTCAAATGTGTCTTGGGCTCAAATAACGGAACCTGAAGGAAAGTCAATCTTTACCATAGAATCTAATGAGGCTGCAGAGTGTATTATTCTTCCCATATACGAAAAAATCCCTGAGGCAAAAAATCCTATTATGGGAATAAGAAATCTGTTTTTTTGGAAGGTAGATTTAAATTCGGGTTTTGAAACGGAAAAGCTTCTTTTCTTTAAAGTAGATGCAAAAAAATCGGGAAAAGAAAAATAA